A stretch of Telopea speciosissima isolate NSW1024214 ecotype Mountain lineage chromosome 11, Tspe_v1, whole genome shotgun sequence DNA encodes these proteins:
- the LOC122644978 gene encoding protein FAR1-RELATED SEQUENCE 5-like: MRIDYAQFGDVVSFDTTFCTNKEYRSFGIFVGFNHHRGAIIFGAALLYDETAESFKWLFEAFTEAHGQKKPITIFKDQDAAMAKALTEVGPETWHGLCTWHIMQNGIKHLGNLMKDGSHFLGDLKKCIFQYDEEIQFEDEWQKLLKNYGVENNSWLQRIYGLKYKWAKCYMKNTFTLGMRSTQLSESLNSDMKDYLKSTLDIVQFFKHFERVVDAKRANELKAEFDSRNKLPRRVNLVSPIIKQAAEVYTPLTFELFQEQMDWVSACLIKNKNESNLMSEFLVGLVESKCEYKVCCNPSELRINCSCKKYETFGILCCHCLKVLDVLDIKCIPLAYILKRWTRGARSLVVIDNEGKQVEEDSNLDSSQQYRRIMPELVKMASQASNSAESYALVMQVTKELRIQLDCITTSNGPQVVVPDEIPMFAVGLKKKEKCSSGRRKKSRIEKQGKKKEKN; the protein is encoded by the coding sequence ATGAGAATTGATTATGCACAATTTGGCGATGTTGTTAGTTTCGACACCACATtttgcacaaacaaagagtaTAGGTCATTTGGGATATTTGTTGGGTTTAATCATCACAGAGGAGCCATTATATTTGGGGCTGCACTTTTATATGATGAGACAGCTGAATCTTTCAAGTGGTTATTTGAGGCATTTACGGAAGCACATGGGCAGAAGAAGCCTATCACCATCTTCAAGGATCAAGATGCTGCTATGGCAAAGGCATTAACTGAGGTGGGGCCTGAGACATGGCATGGGCTGTGTACTTGGCACATAATGCAAAATGGCATTAAGCATCTCGGTAATTTGATGAAGGATGGCTCGCACTTTCTTGGAGATTTGAAAAAATGTATATTTCAATATGATGAGGAAATACAGTTTGAGGATGAATGGCAAAAATTGCTTAAGAATTATGGAGTGGAGAATAATTCATGGTTGCAACGTATATATGGCTTAAAATATAAATGGGCAAAGTGCTATATGAAAAATACCTTCACATTAGGTATGCGGAGTACACAGCTTAGTGAGAGTTTGAACAGTGATATGAAGGATTATTTAAAATCCACTTTGGACATTGTGCAATTTTTTAAGCATTTTGAACGGGTTGTGGATGCTAAGCGAGCCAACGAGTTAAAAGCTGAGTTTGATTCAAGAAACAAGCTTCCAAGGAGAGTGAACTTGGTGTCACCCATCATAAAACAAGCTGCGGAAGTCTATACTCCTTTGACTTTTGAACTCTTTCAAGAGCAGATGGATTGGGTTAGTGCTTGCCTCATCAAAAACAAGAATGAAAGTAATCTCATGTCTGAATTTTTGGTTGGTCTTGTGGAATCAAAATGTGAGTACAAAGTATGTTGTAACCCATCTGAGCTTAGGATTAATTGTAGTTGCAAGAAATATGAGACATTTGGGATTCTTTGTTGtcattgtttgaaagttttggaTGTGCTAGATATCAAGTGTATACCTCTAGCTTATATTTTGAAGAGATGGACACGGGGAGCAAGAAGCTTGGTAGTGATAGACAATGAGGGAAAACAGGTTGAAGAAGATAGTAACTTAGATAGTTCACAACAATATAGGCGTATAATGCCTGAACTTGTTAAAATGGCATCACAAGCTTCAAATTCAGCCGAGAGTTATGCTTTGGTAATGCAGGTTACAAAAGAGTTACGTATACAGCTTGATTGTATCACAACATCTAATGGCCCACAAGTGGTTGTCCCTGATGAGATCCCTATGTTTGCAGTAGggctgaagaagaaagaaaaatgttcAAGTGGTAGACGGAAGAAGAGCAGGATagaaaaacaagggaaaaaaaaagaaaagaattga